From Hordeum vulgare subsp. vulgare unplaced genomic scaffold, MorexV3_pseudomolecules_assembly, whole genome shotgun sequence, the proteins below share one genomic window:
- the LOC123422975 gene encoding photosystem II D2 protein: MTIALGRVPKEENDLFDTMDDWLRRDRFVFVGWSGLLLFPCAYFALGGWFTGTTFVTSWYTHGLASSYLEGCNFLTAAVSTPANSLAHSLLLLWGPEAQGDFTRWCQLGGLWTFVALHGAFALIGFMLRQFELARSVQLRPYNAISFSGPIAVFVSVFLIYPLGQSGWFFAPSFGVAAIFRFILFFQGFHNWTLNPFHMMGVAGVLGAALLCAIHGATVENTLFEDGDGANTFRAFNPTQAEETYSMVTANRFWSQIFGVAFSNKRWLHFFMLFVPVTGLWMSAIGVVGLALNLRAYDFVSQEIRAAEDPEFETFYTKNILLNEGIRAWMAAQDQPHENLIFPEEVLPRGNAL; the protein is encoded by the coding sequence ATGACTATAGCCCTTGGTAGAGTTCCTAaagaagaaaatgatctatttgatACTATGGATGACTGGTTACGAAGGGACCGTTTCGTTTTTGTAGGATGGTCTGGCCTATTGCTCTTTCCTTGTGCTTATTTCGCTTTAGGGGGTTGGTTTACAGGGACAACTTTTGTAACTTCTTGGTATACCCATGGATTGGCAAGTTCCTATTTGGAAGGTTGTAATTTCTTAACCGCAGCAGTTTCTACCCCTGCCAATAGTTTAGCACACTCTTTGTTGCTACTATGGGGGCCAGAAGCACAAGGAGATTTTACTCGTTGGTGTCAATTAGGCGGTCTATGGACTTTTGTAGCTCTCCACGGGGCTTTTGCACTAATAGGTTTCATGTTACGCCAATTTGAACTTGCTCGGTCTGTTCAATTGCGGCCTTATAATGCAATCTCATTCTCTGGTCCAATTGCTGTTTTTGTTTCGGTATTCCTTATTTATCCACTGGGGCAATCTGGTTGGTTCTTTGCGCCGAGTTTTGGCGTAGCAGCGATATTTCGATTCATCCTTTTCTTCCAAGGATTTCATAATTGGACGTTGAACCCATTTCATATGATGGGAGTTGCCGGAGTATTAGGCGCGGCTCTGCTATGCGCTATTCATGGAGCAACCGTAGAAAACACTCTATTTGAGGACGGTGATGGTGCAAATACCTTCCGTGCTTTTAACCCAACTCAAGCTGAAGAAACTTATTCAATGGTCACTGCTAACCGCTTTTGGTCCCAAATCTTTGGTGTTGCTTTTTCCAATAAACGTTGGTTACATTTCTTTATGCTATTTGTACCCGTCACCGGTTTATGGATGAGTGCTATTGGCGTAGTTGGCTTGGCTCTGAACTTACGTGCCTATGACTTTGTTTCCCAGGAAATCCGTGCAGCGGAAGATCCTGAATTCGAGACTTTCTACACCAAAAATATTCTTTTAAACGAGGGTATTCGTGCGTGGATGGCAGCTCAGGATCAGCCTCATGAAAATCTTATATTCCCTGAGGAGGTTCTACCACGTGGAAACGCTCTTTAA